AtgggggatggggaggacaCGGGGGCTGGTGGGAGGGCACAAGGGGTCACAAAGGGGACAGGATGGAATGGCAGGaaggggggaggtgacagaaGGGTGGAGGGGAAAGGGGGTGAGGGGGCAACGGCTgatgaggggacacagggggaggAGACATGGGAGCTGGTGAGGGATGGCAGAGGAGACAgcggggggtggcaggggctaCGGGTGTGgtggcagagggacagcagagaggcaggaggcgggaggggctgcggggggAGGTGCAGGGGGTGGCAGAAGAAACATGAGGCtgacacagggatggagggaacaAGGGGGACCCctcaggggcacagggggccACCGCAGGAGACCACAAGTGCTCCGAGGTCCCTGACActtcccctgtcccctccccagctgtccccaaccctgctgcagccacaggtcacCGTGGTGGCCACCCTGGGCGAGCTGCTGGCCGCCCTGCCCAGGCGGGACGAGGAGATGCTGCCTGTGTCCACATTGCGTCTGTACTGGGACCTGGAGGAATTCACCAGGGCCCTCTGGGACACCCGGGACTGCACTGATGACCCCTGGTGGCACTGCAATGTCACCTCTGATGATGATgaccctgtcacctccctgagccaggcCCTGGCCACCTACAAGAGTGCCCCATGGACCCCCCGGAACCACATGACAATGGTGGCCAGCAAGTGGCAGGGGTCAGTGTCTGAGCTCGTGAAAAGCTGGGCCAagctggccagggcagccacCGAGCTCCgcaacacctgcagggaggtggtCACTGAGGCAGCCACTGAGGCGATCACCGCCACCacccgggccagggagctgcaggacgaGGCTGCCTGTTATTGGATAGATCAGGAAATCATGATGGAGCTGGGTCTGGCCATGGACTGGATTGAGTGGGCTGTGATGGACACCGAGCATGAGGCACAGGTGAGAAGAGATGCCAGGGAGGCTGCCAGCCGGGCAACAATGGCCACCATGGTGAGACAGCGGGTGGAGacggccctggggctgctggagcgcttGGTGGCCGCGTGTGCCGAAGCCACTGCgctcccccaggagctgcagctcaggattggggacattggggccGCCCTGGAGGGGACAAATGAGGCATCCCCCAATGTCTCTGAGgacttggtggccaaggtggccgtgGCCGAGcggctgtgggaggccaacgCCCGCCTGGCCAAGGATCACCTGGTGGGGACACTTCAAGACATCATCGACTGCTACTTCGGCTGTGTTCCCAACAACCCCCATTGCCACAGGGTGGCTGAGTGGTGTCAAAGagccatcgaggacatcccaaggctccTTCGACCCCCAGAGcgtccccagagtgtccccaaggtgtccccagtgagCATGGAACTCCAAAAGGTGCGatggggggacagagggaacaCATGGCAGGAAGAGGGGGAACGGGGGGTGAGGGGGCAGTGAAggatggaggggacacagagtgatgggaggggacaaggggttgcaaaggggacaggagggagtgGCAGGAAGGTGGGAGGTGacaggggaggggacatggTGGGTAGGGGGCAGTTGGGGATGAGGCGACccagggggatggggacacaaggggtggcagagggtggcagaagggacagcagagaggcagagggCAGGTGGGGCTATgtgaggaggggcagggggtggtAGAGGAAACAAGAGGTTGACAAAGGGAaagaggggacaaaggggacccCTCGGGAAGGGGGCCACCGCAGGAGGCCGtaagtgccaccaggtccctgacacctcccctgtcccctccccagctgtccctggccctgctgcagccacaggtcacCGTGGTGGCCATCCTAGGCGAGCTGGTGGCCACCCTGCCTAGTCAGGACGAGATGATACTGTTACTTATGGCCCCAAGATGGCTGTACTGGGACCTGGTGGACTTCACCAAGGAGTTCCAGACCACCCAGTACTGCTTTGATGACACCTGGTGGCACAATGTCATCTCCGATGATGATGAtcctgtcacctccctgagccagggcctGGCCTCCTGCAAGAGCACCCCATGGACCACCCGGATGCGTGTGACAATGGTGGCCAGGAAGTGGCAGCGGTTGGTAGCTGTGCTTATGGACAGGTGGGCCGAGCTGGCCAGGAAGGCCACCAAGCTCCGCAACACCTGCAGGAAGGTGGTCAATGAGGCGGCCTACAGGGTGACTGCCttcactgcccagggaagagaCCCGCAGGATGAGGCTGCCCGTGATGGGACAGCTCAAGAAAACATGgtggagctgggtcaggccctgggcggggaggagggggccgaggtgctggctgggcaggaagACCAGGTGAGGACAGATGCCTGGGTGGCTGCCAGCAAGGCAACAATGGCCACCAAGGTGAGACAGCGgctggaggtggccctggggctgctggagcacttggTGGCCGTGTGTGACGAAGCCACTGCCttcccccgggagctgcagcacagggttCGGGACATCAAGGCCACCCTGAAAGAGATAAATGAGGcatcccccaatgtccccgaggacttggtggccaaggtggccgtgGCCGAGcggctgtgggaggccaacgCTCGCCTGATCAAGGATCACCTGGTGGGGACACTTGATGACATCATTGATTTCTTGTTCACTGATGATTCTGCCAACCCCAGTGCCCGTGAAGTGTCTGAGCGGTGCCAGAGagccatcgaggacatcccaaggctccTTCAACCCCCGGAGcatccccagagtgtccccaaggtgtccccagtgagCACGGAGCCCCAAGAGGTGCAGTGCGGGGTGAAGcagggggggaggagggggacagaggggacactaGGGCAGAGGAGGCAGGGGGGGATGAGGGAACACAGGGGGTTGGCAGGTGGTGGCAGGGGCTTAGAGTTTGGTGGGCGGTGGCAGAGGagacagcagaggggcagggggtgggaggggCTACAAGGCGAGGGGGCAGGTGGTGGCAGAGGGAACAAGAGGCTGacaaagggatggaggggacaaaggggaaCCCTCGGGGGCAAGGGGCCACCCCAGGAGGCTGtaagtgccaccaggtccctgacacctcccctgttccctccccagctgtccccgtccctgctgaggccacaggTCACTGTGGTGGCCATCGTGGGTgagctgctggccaccctgccctggcGGGATGAGGAGATGCTGCCCAAATCCCcggagtgcctgtgctgggacctGATTTGCTTCACCCAGGAGCTCCGGGCCACCCTGCACCGCATTGATGACACCTGGAGGCGCCAAAATGTCACCTCCGTTGATGATGACCCTCTCACCTCTGGTGATGATGATCCTCTCACTTCCGATGATGATGACCCTCCCACCTCTGATGATGATGATCCTCTCACTTCCGATGATGATgaccctcccacctccctgagccagcCCCTGGCCGCCTGCAAGAGCACCCCAGGGACTACGTGGGACCATGTGACAATGGCAGCCAGCAAGTGGCACAGGTCAGTGTCTGTGCTTGTGAACAGCTGGGCCCGGCTGGCCAGAAAGGCCACCAAGCTCCGCAATGCCTGCAAGAGGGCGGTCAATGAGGCGGCCTACAGGGTGGCCGCCTTCACCGCCTGGGAGAGGGACCTGCAGGACAAAGCTGCCCGTTATTGGACCGCTCAGGAAGACATTCTGGAGCTGAGTCAggcactgggcagggaggagggggccAAGGTGGTGGCCAGGCGTGAAGCCCAGGTGAGGGAAGAGGCCATGAAGGCTGCCAGCGAGGCAAGAAGGGCCACCATGGTGAGACAGAGGatggaggtggccctggggctgctggagcgcttGGTGGCCGCGTGTGACGAAGCCACCATGttcccccgggagctgcagcgccTGCTCAGGAACATCGAGGCCCCCCTGGAGGGGACAAATGAGGggtcccccaatgtccccgaggccttggtggccaaggtggcccTTGCCAAGCTTCTGTGGGAGGCCAACATCCGTGTGGTTAAGAATCACCTGGTGGGGACAGTTGAATACATCATCAAGTTCTATTTCTTTGGTCATCGCACTGGCCCCAGTACCTGTGTTGTGGCTGAGCGGTGCCAAAGAGCCACCGAGGACATCACAAGGCTCCTTCGACCCCAGGAGCGTCCCCAAGGTGTCCacaaggtgtccccagtgacCATGGAGCTCCAAGAGGTGCGATGGGGCAGAGAGGGAGATGGGGGGATGCTGGAGGGGGCATGGGGCTGGCACGGGGTGGCAGCGGGACAAGAGGCTGACAAAGGGACAGAGAGGACAAACGGGACCCCTTGGGGGCATGGGGCCACTGCAGGACGCTGtaagtgccaccaggtccctgacacctcccctgtcccctccccctatgtcccctccacagctgcaggcacttGTGGCCGTGGTGGCCACCCTGGGAGAGCTGGTGGCTACCGTGACTGGGCCACACAGAGCCAAGTGCCTGCACAAGTCCCCAGACTCCCTGCAAGAGGACCTGAGGAGATTCACCCGGAGCCTTCATGCGATCCTGGACCACggcagtgtcacctccctgagccaCTGTGGTGTCtcctccctgggccaggccctgTCTGCACTCAAGGTCACCCCTGGGAccacctgtgcctgtgccagtgtgagagctgcagccagcgCCTGGTGGGAGTTGGTGGCCAGGCTCGTGgacagctgggactggctggCCAGGGAGGCCACCGAGCTCCGTGACAACCACAGGAAGATGGTCACGGAGCAGCAGATGATGGTGACCCTGGACAAGGAAGAGGTGGCCTGGGAAATGGCCACGCACGATGCCCAGGTGGTGTCAGCCACCAATGAGGCCATGGCAGAGGCTGGGGTGGCCACCAGGAGAGGACATTGGGTAGTgatggccctggggctgctgcagcgcTTGGTGGCCACGTGTGACAGAGCCACCTTGTTCAACTGGATCATGGAGTGCCAGCTCAAGGACATCGAGGCCATCCTGAAGGGGATAAATGAGGTGTCCCCTGAAGTCCTGCAGGCCTTGGTTGCCAAAGTGGCCGAGTTTGAGCGGCTATGGGGGGCCAGCACCCGCCTGGCCAAGGATCACCTCTTGGGCGCACTTGGAGACATCCACGACCTCCTCTTGAGTCCCTGTGGTGAccatggtggccctggtggccccagCAGCCGTGCGGTGGCCGAGCGGTGCCAAAGAGCCATtgaggacatcccaaggctgctgctgggacagtgaTGTCACTGCTGTGACATCATCGGGGCAGTGATGTCATTGGAGAGACTTGTGGACACTTGAGTGCTACCAGCTTCTCGAGTGCCACCAAGAGCTCCTCAAGCACCACCAGTTCCTCAAGTGTCACCAGCAACTCGTGTCACCAAAAGCTCCCTAAGTGCCACCAGCTCTTcgagtgccagcagctcctcgtgTCACTAAGAGCCCCTCAAGTGCCACCTGCCTGGGACAGAACTGGTGCCACTGGGCTGGTGGTAGTGCCATGTCCCTGGTGCCATGTGtgcggtgtccccgtgtccccacagaTGGGACACGAGAGGTGGCACAGGGGCACGGGGGTGGTAGGAGCAGACAGGGGGTTgcaaagggatggaggggacagcagagccctccagggTGGGGACAAGGGGGACCCTCGGAGGTCacaagtgccaccaggtccctgacatctcccctgtcccctccacagctggaggtgatggtggccatggtggccaCCCTGGGCAAGCTGGTGGCCACCACGACCAGGCCACACCAGGCCAAGTGCCTGCGCATGTCTCCAAACTCCCTGCATGAGGACATGAGGAGACTCACCCGGAGCCTCCATAGGACTGTGAACCACGGCAGTGTCACCTCCTTGGGCCACCgtggtgtcccctccctgggccgGGCCCTGGCCACCCTCAGAGCAACACCTGGGACCACCTGGGCCGATGTGAGAGCTGTGACCAGCGCCTGGCAGGAGTCGATGGCCAGGCTCGTGAacagctgggatcagctggCCAGAGAGGCCACCGAGCTCCGTGactcctgcagggaggtggccaCTGCTGAGGCCGCTGTTGCAGCCACCACCAAGGCCAGGGACTGGCAGGACACGGCCGCCTGCTTGGGGACAGCTCCGGAAAACATGGTGGCCATGGAACAGGAGCTGCCACTGGCCcttggcagggaggaggggtgtCGGCAGTGGCGTCGTTTGAGGCCCGGGTGGTGGTGGCCACAACAAGGTGCTGGCGGCCACCATGGCCatgggaggggctgtggtgaCCCAGAGCCAGGCATTGATggccaccaggaggggacaggaggtggaggccaccctggggctgctggagcacttggTGGCCGCGTGTGACAAAGCCACCGCCttcccccgggagctgcagcgcctgctcagggacatcgTAGAcaccatggaggggacagaggaggagtcccccgatgtccccgaggCCTTGCCAGCCAAGGTGGCCGTGGCTGAGCGGCTGTGGGTGGCCAACACTCGCCTGGCCAAGGATCACCTGCTAGGGGCACTTGATGACATCAACAACATCTTCAGTTGTGATTCCAACAGCTCCAGTGCCCCTGTGGTGACTGAGAAGTGCCAAAAAGCCATCAAGGGCATCCcgaagctgctgcagggatggtgatgTCACTGCCATGACATCATCACAGTAGTGACATCCTCAGGGgcattgctgctgtcacctgtgccctCCCCGTGCAGTATTTGAGacaaatttggggaattttctgggatttctcatTGATACTGTCCcaaatcctgatgggaattccaggggtgacgtcactggggacactcagggacactcagggacaggggacaggggtgaatgagtcccctcagcagcttccagctttccactgtgcctgcagcagagccaggtcaTAAATTGCAATTTTATAAATTGCTTCTGCAATTCTGCATTGGTTTCTACACTTTTGTATTGCCATTTACACATTGCTATTGATCACCAGAAATTTGATATGGTATTTGATACTGCTATTATCAGTGATTCCTTGTAGCTGCTGGTTGGTGCAATATAATCTATCAGTTCATGTGTGCACCGTACAgcctataaataaatatttaaataaataaataaataaacaaatgatTATTCTCTATATACATCAGACTGGTCTGATCTGAACTCTGTGTCAGACACATTCCTTGAGCCCACTGAGGGACGAGTGGTCAATAAAGCCATCCCAACATTCCTtgaggggagcacagccagggagctgcttcaaGGCGCTGTCTCTGAGAGATTTCCCCTTGGAAACCCGGGGTGGGATGGAAATACACCCGAGCAGATGGCAAAATTAAACTGATATCAAAGCCTCGTGGAATGGGGGTTAAAACATGGGGTCTCTAAAGCTGTCAATTGGTCAGAGCTTCAGCAAGTGAGGCAAAATGATGATGAATCAgccactgattttttaaacaggTGAAGAGAAACTGCCATCAAATATACTGATGTAGATCCTGAATCAGCTGAGGGTGAAGcacatctggttttgttttgtgtgggtCAGGCTTCAAATGATAAAAGAAGAACAGATAAAGGGAGTTGAAGACATAGATAAACTGCTGGAGGGTGCCTGGAAGGTGTTTTGAGACAGGGGCCCAAGGGAAAGAGTTCATCCCAACCCAGCAAgaaggcagctcaggaaaagtcACCCAAGAAAGCTTCCCCTGcggagaaggagcagagtgcatcctgtaagaaatgggggcactggaacaaggactgtccagtgctgaaagaaaaatcatcagtccccagctgccagcagaacaaacctcaagcagctcaggctctgagtgATGGGGGCCGAGGGCTGTCATGGAAAtgattagcattgactccatgactGCAGGAGGCTGATCAATCACCTTATCCTACCATACTGTATTGTTCTGTACTAATTAATAAACTCACCCCCTCACAGACAGTCCAATACAGACAGATCCAATTGGTCAACCAATCCAAACTCCATCACCAATTAAGATAATGGCCAGTTAAGAAAACACCTTTTAGTAAACCAATCTGCATAACACATTGCGCAtgtgcacaacaacaggtgcagcaaggaaGCAGATAAGTGAGAGTTAAGCCCCTGGGCCTCCACACCAGtgcatcttccttttcttcacagcctccttctcttccacacAGATAAAGTTTAGGATTGACAAATCCTGGCTTGGGAGAACAATAGGGGCTGAGCAACTGGGGTTTTCTGAGAGAGGAGCCTCACTCTTCAGAATtgttaaaagtttaataagggATAATTAGAGACAAATCAGTAACAGCACTGGGTGCTTGGCCATGGCCAGAGGCACAATGGTTAACCACAGCAACTCTTCTTGTCTAGTTTTACCATTGTATTGTTCAAATTATACACATTCAAACACTTCTTTGAACTCCTTTACATGTTCCAGGAATTCTTTAGGTTGGTTTGACCCCCAACCTGCCTTTTTAGAGTATGTGCAGGAATCGTGGGTTGTTGTTTTGAGGGTTGTGTGTCACTCCCTCACAAGGACCCCCTGTTCTGTGGTTGCAGCAGGTGACAGTTACTGACAGTGGAAGGGTCAGTGGCAGGGGTCCTCATCACATCCCTTCCTCAAGTGTTATCTGACCAGGCAGACAGTTTTAGCTATTTCCACAAGTCCTTTAAACCAGCATTAACTATTTCACAAATATCTCTGAGTCATTCTCATTATTGTCAGttagttacaaaaataaaagcatttgttATTATTTCACAACTACAGCTACTTCTGCAAAAGTTAACATTACAATGCACAACACATGGCATCCACTTTAATATTTTGGGAAAGCCAAAACTATAATGTATGTTTTTCACACTGTCCACAAACTAAAATATCATCCATAAATGATGTTCTGAGGATACGAGCTacacaggggccagggcattGGCCACAAAAAGCTGAACAAATTACACTAtagcaaaagcagtgaaaggtgATTACAAACTGTACCATATCAAACTCGCTGTGATTAAGAATAATTTGCACAAGTCCATACATAATAGCAAAAGCCAACACTGCCTAGTTATTTAcaccaaagccagggcaggtttttccCTTGCACGGAGCACTTGGGCCTTCCCCGGGccccttctgccctcctgcagagccgctggcattttccagcacacacagtttgtAACCCAGAGCCGGGTGCAGCCCCGAAGGCTCCAAGCgcctccttccaggctgactctgcaggtgccgaggctgctctgggctctgccagggctctgctggggctcagctctgggccgggctgggcccgctctcccctcacatggctccgggcagctgaggcacagcgggagaaggaagggacacGTCAAGGGAGTCGAGGTTTGAGAgagtttttattccaaaaattGTCATAACAAACAGGCTGCCCTAACTACCATAACTAACTACCAGAGCTAACTACCATAACTAATTATCAGTGCTAACTACCAAAACTAACTAGTTGTCCTAACTACTGTAACTAAAGGCTGTCCTCAAGTGCTTCATCTCCTCCGCTGCTCCCTCAGTTGCTTCGCTGCAGTGATCAcaggggtcaggctggagagaggcttggCTGATGACAAAAATGGGTGCTGcccaaaggataaaaaagaaagaaatgaactgtTACTTCCCAGAGTCAAGTTcctcacaggctctgttgcagcaggacaaagggaaatggtttGAAACTCAAGAGAGGCGAGCAGGCTCAGATTAGATCTAAGGGAGAATTTTTTAACCAGGAGAGTGggggaacactgacagaaggtGCCCAGAGGTGTGGGAGGTGCCCCCTCCCTGGAAACCTCCAAGCTCAGGTCGGGCAGGGCTCGGAGCCCCCTGAcctgttgaagatgtccctgctcgctgtggggcaccaggcccagctggcCTCGAAAGGAGCCTGCCAGGCCAAAGCAGGCGAGGATTCTGCTCGCTCTGCGTGTGGAAAGTAGCGAGGCTGGAGACTGTCGGAGGGGGCCCCACAAGAAAACCCCTCCCTCGCGCTGCtgcttgccctgcagcccttggcattcacctgcagcagctcctgggcagcccagcgcCGCTCCTCGTCCGGCTCCAGGCTGCACTCGAGGAAGTCCCGCAGCAGAGCCGACAGGTgccggggctcctgcagctgcgggGTCCCGTTCTGCCGGATCAGAGCGcgagcctgcagggaaagcaaactcagcgctctgccagcttccttcACACCCACACGGGCTCACATCCACCCCGggtcctcagccccagctccaggggcactttCTTCCCTGACACagatgctgctcacagctcatttttctgtgccaaccaaaaaacccaaaccctggggctgccacaaCCTTTTCAACATCCAAATGATCTCTCCCTGAGAGCCAGTTTCATTGGCTGACTCTGTTAGTAGGAACCTCCATCAGAAATAGCacattttgcttctccaaaTGTGGACAGCAGCTTTACAGGCCATTTTCCAGAGTCAGTGTGGTCTGCCTGGGTTATTTCACAGGATTCTTACATCAAGTGCATCTCTGCAGTGACACTGACACTCAAGTGTATGCATTCctgatgccccatcccagaaaCTGCCAGGCCGAAAACAGGAGGTTTGTGATGCTGAAAGCTCAGCTTAGGTGACACAGAGAAAGTAGCTTAGACTAGGAATGAAATTTGTTAGACTATGAGGATGTTAAACAATCATCCCCAGGTTTTCAACAAGTTTCACAGTGAGAAGAATCAGAGGGGAAATCATCTTGCAAAATGTCTTCTAGaagctcctgcagaaatcttgttgggtttggggatgggatgtggggctggtttgggcttttCTTGCAGGGTAACATTAGAGCTGATGCACTTGCTTCACATTTCGATGTCATCCTCAcagccagaagagctgcaacaacgtaaatcccaaagcaaattgTTGCTGGAGACTGCAGAATATTCGTCTGTCTTGAGGCTGgagtcctctgggaattcccttcccatgtgcagaaacctccagctgctgctcccagggcagggtcccccTGCGCTCACAGGCCTCTGCAACCACTGGAGAATTTGCCTCTTACCATGGCCCCCGTTTCCCTGAAGTAAGGAGGttctccttccaccatctcGATGGTCACAATGCCAAAGGCCCAGATGTCCACCTTGGGGCCATAAGGAGATCTGGTCACAACTTCTGGGGCCATCCAGTGAGCAGTGCCCACCATGGAGCTGCGCcggtcctgctcagggctgagctgagcacagaggccaaaatcagctgaggacagaaacaaaccctgtcaaaggcagctggaatgagGAAACCAAGCACAAAGATTCCCCACTCTCCATCTGAGAATGCAGTAGTGAAGTCAGCTGGGAAAGTCCTCAGGGCTGTAGCCAAGGGAAGATGGAACTGGACCCTTACAGAAACCCTCAGCTTTCATGCAGTGGCTTTTACTGATTCCCTTGGAGCTTTagattcccactgctgcccctctggaagggccagagccagagcaaaggcactgctggcaccctgctcctctcctgagctctctgcaggggcagccgctctcagctggcagcagggcccgggcagtgcccccagcagcccttgtggggctctggcctcactgggaagcagccccacagccgcaGCTCGGGAGCGCCGTGCCTGGCCAGGAACACccacccagcctgacagagccgtccattcccaggaggatgTTGGAGCTCTTCAGATCCCTGTGCATCACCCGGTTGGAATGGAGgaaatccaggccctgcagacactgagagagaacaagaaacacCAGGGTAAAAACCAATGGCCGGAATATATCACACCAGAAAGGACAGTTCAGAATTCTGCCAGCAGCAACTTTGCTGGGACAGGCCAGGAGTGCAGTGCACACAAGCTCCAGGCAAACGGTGCAAGgcaaagctgagaacagcaaatgaaatccaaaaaggacagagagtaccacaacagcaggag
This region of Haemorhous mexicanus isolate bHaeMex1 chromosome 32, bHaeMex1.pri, whole genome shotgun sequence genomic DNA includes:
- the LOC132340501 gene encoding uncharacterized protein LOC132340501 isoform X3 is translated as MEAWRWQRSVDVLVDRWAQLARKATQLHNACREVASKSGYRVATARARELQAEAARDGTAQEHMVELGQALGGEEGAGGVAGHEAQVRTDARVATSEARRASTVRQQMEVALGLLERLVATCDEATAFPRELQRLLRDIEAVLIGTNDMSPNVPEALVAKVAEAERLWEASARLAKDHLEGTLDNIIKFYFTGGCASPCACGVAERCQRATEDIPRLVQSPASPQGVPEVSPVSMEIQELTPALLQPQVTVVAILGELLATLHRRDKTLPMSLRCLCWDLEKFTRELRNSLYCTDDPWWRRNVTSKDDDPLTSLSQALAAYKSTPWTTWDHVTQAASKWHRSVAVLLDRWADLPSAATWHHNTCRKVATEMADMAATATARARELQDEAARYGTAQENMMELVLALGGEEGAEVVAGHEAQVRRDARVAASEARRASTVRQWVEEALGLLERLVAACDEAAAFPRELQRRVGDIEATLEGANEASPNVPEALVAKVAVAEQLWEANARLAKDHLEGTLDDIINLYVNGGPESPSGVAERCQRAIEDIPRLLRPLKHPQGVPKVSPLSPTLLQPQVTVVATLGELLAALPRRDEEMLPVSTLRLYWDLEEFTRALWDTRDCTDDPWWHCNVTSDDDDPVTSLSQALATYKSAPWTPRNHMTMVASKWQGSVSELVKSWAKLARAATELRNTCREVVTEAATEAITATTRARELQDEAACYWIDQEIMMELGLAMDWIEWAVMDTEHEAQVRRDAREAASRATMATMVRQRVETALGLLERLVAACAEATALPQELQLRIGDIGAALEGTNEASPNVSEDLVAKVAVAERLWEANARLAKDHLVGTLQDIIDCYFGCVPNNPHCHRVAEWCQRAIEDIPRLLRPPERPQSVPKVSPVSMELQKLSLALLQPQVTVVAILGELVATLPSQDEMILLLMAPRWLYWDLVDFTKEFQTTQYCFDDTWWHNVISDDDDPVTSLSQGLASCKSTPWTTRMRVTMVARKWQRLVAVLMDRWAELARKATKLRNTCRKVVNEAAYRVTAFTAQGRDPQDEAARDGTAQENMVELGQALGGEEGAEVLAGQEDQVRTDAWVAASKATMATKVRQRLEVALGLLEHLVAVCDEATAFPRELQHRVRDIKATLKEINEASPNVPEDLVAKVAVAERLWEANARLIKDHLVGTLDDIIDFLFTDDSANPSAREVSERCQRAIEDIPRLLQPPEHPQSVPKVSPVSTEPQELSPSLLRPQVTVVAIVGELLATLPWRDEEMLPKSPECLCWDLICFTQELRATLHRIDDTWRRQNVTSVDDDPLTSDDDDPLTSDDDDPPTSLSQPLAACKSTPGTTWDHVTMAASKWHRSVSVLVNSWARLARKATKLRNACKRAVNEAAYRVAAFTAWERDLQDKAARYWTAQEDILELSQALGREEGAKVVARREAQVREEAMKAASEARRATMVRQRMEVALGLLERLVAACDEATMFPRELQRLLRNIEAPLEGTNEGSPNVPEALVAKVALAKLLWEANIRVVKNHLVGTVEYIIKFYFFGHRTGPSTCVVAERCQRATEDITRLLRPQERPQGVHKVSPVTMELQELQALVAVVATLGELVATVTGPHRAKCLHKSPDSLQEDLRRFTRSLHAILDHGSVTSLSHCGVSSLGQALSALKVTPGTTCACASVRAAASAWWELVARLVDSWDWLAREATELRDNHRKMVTEQQMMVTLDKEEVAWEMATHDAQVVSATNEAMAEAGVATRRGHWVVMALGLLQRLVATCDRATLFNWIMECQLKDIEAILKGINEVSPEVLQALVAKVAEFERLWGASTRLAKDHLLGALGDIHDLLLSPCGDHGGPGGPSSRAVAERCQRAIEDIPRLLLGQ